cttttctctcaaaaaacCCCTTCCCAAACTGTACAAGCTTCTTCCAAAGCATACGGCTTTCTAGATGTATATGACGATCTCTAGACAGATGGATCTTATATGAATCATATGATGAAGTACCACATGAGTGGATATATAGGAAAGGAATCCAAATCTGCCGAATCGCTCATGTTATGATCTTCTACATCCTAGGTCTCTGCGTTCCGTCATCTGGCTTATGTTCTTCATGTAGCATTCAGATCGAATGACTCTATGAAATTACGTCGATACTTCCACATATTATGGGTAACGTAGGAGACATCCCTATTTTCCCCCGGGGGTCTTAATTACCACTGCTTAGCTTTCAATTTGCCTCTGACCATCAAATTAAATGTGAATAACCCGTCCTCCTCTCTTTGAAACAAGGGGCGCTTCCGGTTCTGTGCGTGCTTCAAACAATTTTGTCTTCTCCATATTACCATatctctagagtcaataattttctaTGAGGAACTACTGAACTCAATCACTTGCTGCCGTTACTCAACAGTTTTCTGTTGAGGTCTATCCCGTAGAGGTAGTCAAATTGGATCAGTGATCGATTTCTAGGTTTCGTCGTAAACCTAATTGGTTACTTCCAATTACGTAAATCAATAGTTCAAACCGCACTCAAAGGTAGGGCATTTCCCATTGATATAGGAACTTTTGTACCAGAAACAATAGTATCTCCAATTATAGCCCCTCTGGGATGTAAAATATATCTCTTCTCACCATCCCCATAGTGTATGAGACAAATGTATGCATTTCGATTAGGGTCGTATTCTATGGTTACGATTCTACCAGATATGTCTTTTTGATTCCGTCGAAAATCTATTTTACGGTATAGGCGCTTATGACCTCCCCCTCTATGCCTTGCGGTAATGATTCCTCTGGAATTACGACCTTTACCACAACGGTGCCGTCCATGGATCAAATTATTTCGTGGATTGGATTTCACTTGCCTGTCTACGGTTCCCTTGCGTGTGCTCGGGATAGGTGTTTTGTATAAATGTTTCGCCGTATTATTAAGTATTCTCCTTTAGTTTTTTTCTCTATCTAGAAGTGGAATAGAATAACCCGGTTGAAGGGTAATGATCATACGTCTGTAATGCATTGTATGGCCCAGAATAGGTcctattcttctaccttttccaggtagtcgatggctattcacagctaccaccttaacaccaaagaagagttcgacccaatgctttatttctgtcttagtgaatcccgattcgacattaaaagtatattgattctttcccaataaacgaagacttttttctgtaaatactgcgtatttgattccatccataaatcgactttccctcctatgctctgagttccagtatcgataagaattcgagttcttattgttcttatgttaTGGTATGAATATACCATACCAATTCGTTATGTATGGATGATGGATGAGATTCCATGGATAGAGAGCCAGTTCCAATAGACTTATGGAATGTTCCCGTTCGTGTGCATCCAGCAGGAATTGAACCCGCAAATTTACCAATTATGAGTTGGGCGCTTTAACCATTCAGCCATGGATGCTTAACAGGGATCATCGTACATCGTAAATAACCAATTTTCATATAGAAAGACATATCATAGAAAAATGAAATCGAAAATATTCCGAGATGGCAAATATTCGGAGATGACTATGAAAACACCTCTCTGGATCCTCGAATTGAAAGAGAGAttgagagggatcaagaatcctaattctcgctatttggaatggatccaattctattgagtctgactcatagtgatcatttctctttagcaaagaatgaccttggttatcaaagGATTGAACAACCGGGATCCATTTCCTTATGATACCTAGTTGGCATTGATAACAAGGAtctaatgaattatgagtttaataGATCCTCTTTAGCAGAAAGACGTATATTCCTTGCTCATTATCAGACAATCACTTATTCCCAAACCTCGTGTGGGACTAATCGTTTTCATTTACCATCTCATGGAAAACCCTTTTCGTTCCGCTTAGCCCTATCGGGTATTTTAGTGATAGGTTCTATAGGAACTGGACGATCCTATTTGGTCAAATACCTAACGAAAAATTACGATTTTCCTTTCATTAAGGTACGAGGGCTTCTTATTCCACAAGAACGAAAGCACCTTTTCATTCTTTCATATACTAGGGGTTTTTACTTGGAAAAGACAATGTTCCATACTAAAGGATTCGGGTCCATAACCACGAGTTCCAGTGCACTAGATCTTGTAGCACTTAGCAACGAGGCCCTATCCATTAGTATTCCACATAAGAAatccattctagaaaaaaatacaaTTAGATTAGCTCTTCATAGACAAACTTGGGGTTTGCGAGCCAAGGTAAGATCGGCTCGGGATCATGGGACCCTTTTCTATCAGATAGGAGGGGCTCTTGTACAAAATAGACTTACTAAGTAATAACCCCATAGAATCTATCTATATAAAGATAAAGAGGCAATCGTGTCAGGAAGCGGGTTTTTCTTTGGCCAAAAGGTACTTCGAACTTGGAACGAGCATGAAGAGATTAACGAGACTTCTTTCTCTTTTGAGTTTTTCTGGCGGACCTGCCGCGCAAGATCTTTGGTCTTCCCCTGGAACCGATGAAAAAAAGTGGATCGCTTCTTATGTACTCGCTCAGAATGATTCTTCTCTATCTATAGTTCATGGCCTATTAGAAGTAGAAGGTGCTCTGGTGCAATCCTTACCGACAGAAAAAGATTGCAGTCAGGTTGATAATAGTCGAGTGACATTACTTCGTCGGTCCGAACTAAGGAATCTGTTATAAATGTTTTGAAATGGATATTGTTCTCTCTTTGATCAGGGATTGCTATATgaaaagaagtggagtttgaaaaAGGGAACGGAATGCTCAAACCGGAACTGCTAGAGGAACGAATTTTCAATAGCATAACTTGGGCTCCTAGAATATGGCGCCCTTGGGACAatctatttgattgcagggttttgtTCCGAAGCAAAGATATCCGCGGAGGCCGGTTCGTTCGTCCTATTCTGATATTCAGGACCAAGAGGTACTGGATTCTCTTTCGGAtaggccctgaaaggagaagaaaggctgAAATGCCAACGGACCTCTGTCTATTCTCTAATTCACCCGATCCGATAGTACCCGTTTTTGGAACGTCCAGTGCCAAAGTCACTGAATGGGTAAGTCACCAATCCAATCCCTTTGACAAATCGGATGTCATATTAGATATCATattctatatatatagaaatatcatagatagaatagacatatagaatttttggtcggcaaattcgaaggaatcattgagtgaaaaaggagcaaagaatGACAAAAGACGAGACTCTACTAGTCTTCACTCTTGTGGTTTCCTCTTCCTCGGTTTCTGTTTTCTTATTCGGGATCTTGCTTTTCATGGTTCTCATCTCTGCAACTCGCGATTTTCGCGAGAGAACCAAATCCAAGTTGGTGAAGATCATGATTTGGGCTGGCACGGTATTGGGATCGTTTGATCGATTTCCTTAATTTGATCGCTACTTAATGGGCGTGCGCTCAAAGGATACAAACAGGGATTCGCAAACAAAAAGGGGAATTCGTAGTCACTTTTTCCTGTCGCGTAAAAAAAAGTCTTTACGCGAGAGCAATAGAGGTTGGGATACATCTATCTCTTCTGAGCAACCTCTTTTGGATTCTTAAGACTACCCTTGCAGTAGGATAccatctgctttgggttctttATTATCTCCTTCGAGGGATTTTTAAGATCGTTCAGGCTATATTTAGTCTATTTTGGCTTTTACTGTCTACTTTTCTCAGGGAGATGGTTAAGGACCTCAGAAGATAGAGGAGAGCGCCAGGCCCAGATTTCCGGAATACTTCTACGGGGAATGCTCATTGAATGAGCATTCTCCATATTATGCCTTGAAGAGGACTCGAACCTCCACGCTCTTCAGCACGAGATTTTGAGTCTCGCGTGTCTACCATTTCACCATCAAGGCATCTTGAAAGTGAATTGTATTCCATGAATATGATATCTATCTAAtgtgatatatggaatatatgacaAAGGTGGAGTCTTGGAGTATTTCGATCGATCGGTCATATAGGCCTGAGTCAGACATCAAATAGCTTCGATTTGCATTATCCGTAGGACACCTTATATGTATCAAAATCGATATCACAATCAAAAAGATGAAAGATGTACAATCCAATTTCTCGATTCAATAgaagcccaaagaggtgcatatgGTACCCAAATAAGAATAGGATAGATATGTCAAAAGCAGGTCTGATTACACCTATTCCTAATCCTAAATAGAATGTAAGGACGTAGGGATTTCTATGTAAACAGAGTATCCTATTTCCATAGGCTCGAATGACCCCTTCTCATAATAAGAATGTGCACGGTCTGGTCCGGTATGGAATGAACTTATAATCTGATGATCGAGTCGATTCCATGATTATAAGTTCATAACCCTAGCGCCCATTCCCATTTTGGGCGGAACAGATCTACTAATTCTTTTATTCCAGTTAGTAAGAGGGATCTTGAACTAAGAAATAGACCTAGCAGCTAAAAGAGGGTATCCTGAGCAATTGCAAGAATGGGGTTCATTGATATTCCTGGTATAGTAGATGCTATCACACATACAGTCATACTCAATTCGATGGAATTGTTTGATCTTAAAGGGGATCTTCTATAATTTCGCACATAAGGGGTTATTTCTTGGTTTCGTCCAGTCATTAATAACTTGATTATTTTTAGATAATAGTAGATAGAAAGAACGCTCGTAAGGAGTCCTATTGAAACCAAGAAATATAGGCCTGCTTGCCATCCACACCAGAATAGATAGAGTTTTCCGAAGAAACCTGCTAGTGGAGGAAGGCCTCCTAGGGATAAGAGACATAGGGCTAAAGAGAGAGCCAAAAAAGGATCTTTCATGTATAATCCTGCATAATCTCGAATGTTATCAGTTCCGGTACGTAGACCAAATAATACAATGCAAGCAAAAGTTCCTAGATTCATGGAGATATAGAACAGCATATAAGTTATCATGCTTGCATATCCATCATTTGAGTCTCCAACAATTATTCCAATAATTACATATCCGATTTGCCCTATGGACGAATATGCAAGCATACGTTTCATGCTTGTTTGAGTAATAGCAAGGAGATTCCCcaaaatcatgctaagaatagctaggatttccagaagaagatgccattcgtttgatgagaaataaaaaggaatatcgagaattcgcgtggctgaagctgaagcagctactTTCGAAGTAACAGAAAGAAAAGCAACGACTGGAGTGGGGGAGTCAGAGTCGAAAAGAGGATTCCTCGCTTCTTTCTCTCATGCAAAACCGTGCATGAGACTTTCATCTCGCACGGCTCCTaagtgataaaagaaagaagaactcgtcttctctcttttttgattACCTTCCTCGCGTATGTATAAGACCGAATCCATTCTTTTTCGAAATCGATTTCGAAAAAGAACTACTAATCCTTAACTTTTCGAGGAATCCTTCATCAGTGGTTGTGAATGACTGACTTTTTCAATCCTTTCGACCTTGGTTCCGTAGGAGCAAGTCAGAAAGGTTGAGAAATAGAACCATCTGATTTGATTCGTTCCCAATAGCCATGAGATGATCATCTTAGGGTGATCCTTTTGTCAACGGATGCTCCTATTACACTCGTAGTCTCTGAAGGATGAGAACCCACTATGTAGCATCTACATCGATAATTCAAGCATTGTATACGTCATTAGTCCGATTCTTTGTAGGAACTACCCGTAATAACGAACTTGCAAAATGGATCTGTTTATCATAAAGAGATTCGTTGTTCCTGACCCTGCTTCACCTTAATTGTTATTTGAACAAAAAGATCACAATAAACTTTTGGTAAAAGTTCTATCTTGGTCGGAGTGGGGATAGCATTTCTCTTCTGCATGTCTATGGAGTTTTGCAAAACCCAAACACCTCAGAGATAGATATAGAGGTAGGAATTTGTCGAACGAACCACACTCCTTCGTAGACGTCAGGAGTCCATTGATGAAAAGGGGCTGGGGAAAGCTTGAACCCAAGTCCTACAGTGATGGATATAAGCGCAATTGAAATTCCTGGGGAGTTATACATTTGTGTATTGATAAGACCGTTCACAATTTCTTGAAGCTCGATCTCCCCCCCAGATGAACCATATAGCCAAGAGAAACCATGAACCAGAATAGAAGAGCTTGCCCCACCCATGAGTAAATATTTCATAGTAGCCTCATTAGACCGTAGATCTCTCTTGGTATATCCAGACAATAGGTAGGAACATAAACTGAAACATTCTGGAGCTACAAAGATAGTTATTAAATCGTTAGCACCACATAAAAACATTCCCCCTAGAGTAGCTGTTAATACGAATAACAGAAACTCTGTTATAGCCATTtctgtacattcaatgtactctacGGATAGAGGAATACATAAAGTTGAACATAATAAAATGAGAAATTGAAAGATTTCGTTGAAATTGTTCGTTTGGAAATTTCCCGAAAAGCTAATTATAGGTTCTTCTCTCCATCGGAACAATAGGGCCGTTATGCTTATTACTAAACTTGTTGAAGAGATGAAATAGAACCAAGGTCTATCTTTTTGATCAGAGGTTGAATCGATCATCAGAAGAAGAATTAGGCCAAAAATTAGGATACATTCTGGGAAAATGAAACTTCCATTGAAGAGAAGCAAATGAAACGCTTTCATAAAAATTCTCGTAGAATCGAGAATGAAGTTTTCATTCTGTACATGCCAGATCATGAATTAGTAACTGCATCCAATCTCCGAAAAGTCCCGATTGTTTCGATTTTTGAAATGGGATATTTACGGAATCCCCATGAATAGGATCAAACCTTATTCCATGCTATTTCCATaagattcttctttcttattcttaagcaagccctcgagagggcttagttgatcatgatttctgttttctctttcttttcctttttgtttgtttCGAGAAAGATATCGTCCGATTCTCCTTCTATTGATTCTTTTCCGATCGAGATGTACGGATCCATGTGTCTACATACATAGATTCTGTTCATGGATTAACGAAAATGTGCAAGAGCTCTATTTGCCTCTGCCATTCTATGAGTCGCTTCCTTTTTGCGTATGGCACCCCCACTCCCTTTGGCAGCATCTACTAATTCGGAACTTAATTTGAAAGCCATATTTCGACCCGGACGCTTTTGGGATGCTTCTAATAACCAACGAATGGCAAGTGCTCTTCCTTGTTTAGATCCTATTTCAATCGGAACTTTCCGCGTCGATCCTTTTTTATTACGTCTTGTTTTTACTCCTATATTGGGAGTTACTCTACGTATTGCTTGACGTAAAACCAATAGTGGATTTGTTTCTGTCTTTTGTTGAATCTTTTTCACGGCTCGATAGAGAATTTGATAagccaatgatttttttccgtctTTCATAATACGGTTAACCACCATGTTAACTAATCGATTACGAAAAATTGGATCGGATTTTGCAGTTCTTTTTTCTGCAGTACCTCGACGTGACATGAGCGTGAAAGAGGTTCAAGAATCCGTTTTCTTTTTATAAGGGCTAAAATCacttatttttttggctttttgaccccaTATTGTAGGGTGGATCTCGAAAGATAGGAAAGATCTCCCTCCAAGCCGTACATACGACTTTCATCGAATACGGCTTTCCACAGAATTCTATAGGGATCTATGAGATCGAGTATGGAATTCTGTTTACTCACTTTAAATTGAGTATCCGTTTCCCTCCTTTTCCCGCTAGGATCGGAAATCCTGTATTTTCCATATCCATACGATCGAGTCCTTAGGTTTCCGAAATAGTGTAATGGAAAAAGAAGTGCTTCGAATCATTGCTATTTGACTCGGACCTGTTCTGAAAAAGTCGAGGTATTTCGAATTGTTTGTTGACACGGACAAAGTAAGGGAAAACCTCTGAAAGAATTTCCATATTGACCTTGGACATATAAGAGTTCCGAATCGAATCTCTTTAGAAAGAGGATCTTTTGTCTCATGGTAGCCTGCTCCAGTCCCCTTACGAAACTTTCGTTATTGGGTTAGCCATACACTTCACATGTTTCTAGCGATTCACATGGCATCATCAAATGATACAAGTCTTGGATAAGAATCTACAACGCACTAGAACGCCCTTGTTGACGATTCTTTACTGCGACAGCATCTAGGGTTCCTCGAATAATGCGATATCTCACACCGGGTAAATCCTTAACCCTTCCTCCTCTTACTAATACTACAGAATGTTCTTGTAAATTATGGCCAATACCAGGTATATAAGCAGTGATTTCAAATCCAGAGGTTAATCGTACTCTGGCAACTTTACGTAAGGCAGAGTTGGGTTTTTTGGGGTTGATAGTGGAAAAGTCGACAGATAAGTCACCCTTACTGTCCCTTTACAGAACCGTACATGAGATTTTCACCTCATacggctcctcggtcaattctttcGAAGGGATCCTTTTCCTCGTTCGAGAGTCTCCGCCCTTCTTCCACTCCGTCCCGAAGACTAACTAAGACCAATTGAGTCACGTTTTCATGTTCTAATTGAACACTTTCCATTTATGATATGATTAAAGGAGAAGATTGTTCTTTTACCAAACATATGCGGATCAAATCACGTCTTATAATAAGAAGAAATCTTTCTCGGTATCAATCCCCTTGCCCCTCATTCTTTGAGAATCAGAAGGATCCTTTTCGAGTTTCCATTTCTTCATTTGGAATCTGGGCTCTTCTATCTTCGACTTATTTTTTTGGCTTTAttctttatttatttcatttcgaTTTTTCCCTCTTCCTCTATCCCTATCCTCTAGGTACAGCGTTTGCATCAATAGAGAACCTTTTCCTCTGTATGAATCTATATTATTCCATTCCAATTTCTTCCCGAAACTTCCCAAGAAAAATCCCGAATTGGATCCAAAATTGACGGGTTAATGTGAGCTTATCCATGCGGTTAGGCACTCTTCAAATAGGAATCCATTTTCTAACTGGCTTTCGTGCTTTGGTGAGTTGTCCGAGATCTTTTCGATGACCTATGTTGTGTTGAAGGGATATCTATATGATCCGATCGATTGCATAAGACCCGCGGTAGCAATAGAACGGGGAAAGTATACAGAAAAgacagttcttttcaatttcgattatctatatattagttcgtttctatttctagatatctatttctatatattagtattagttagtagtACTATTCTATTAGTTACCGATCCCGGCTCTGTGAGTTCTTTCTTCCGTGATGAACTGTCGGCACCAGTCCTACATTTTTTTCTCTGTGGACCGAGGAGAAAGGGGGCTCAGCAGGAAGAGGATTGTACCATGAGAGAAGCACGGAGGTCAACCCGCTTCAAATATGGAACATGGATTCTGGCAATGCAACGGAGTTGGGTCCTCATATCGATCCGAATGAATCAGTCTTTCTACAGAGGTCAATCTTTGCCTATTAGGCAAGAGGATAGCAAGTTCTAAATTCTGTCTCGGTAggacatggatttctattactATGAAATTCATAAATGAAAATGAAGTAGTTAATGGGAGGGCTACCGttatcctttttcttgtatgTGTTCCTAAGAGAAGTAATTTGTCCTCATGTTTCGAGGTCTCAAGAAAAGGGCGTGGAAACAGATAGAAACTCTTGAATGGAAATTGAAAAGAAATGTAGCCCCAGTTCCTTCGGAAATGGTAAGATCtttggcgcaagaagaaggggcGACCCATATCATCTTGACTTGGTTCTGCTTCCCCTCTTTTTTTAAGAATACCGAGTCGGGTTCTTCTCCTACCAGTATCGAATAGAACATGCTGAACAAGATCTTCTTCATGGAAACCTGCTCGATTTAGATCGGGAAAATCGTACAGATTTTATGAAACCATGTGCGATGGCTCGAATCCATAGTCAATCCTACTTTCGATAGGACCGGTTGACAATTGAATCCAATTTTTCCCATTATTTGACTATCCATAATAGTGCGTAAAGAAAGCCCGGAGGAAGAGTGGCCTTGAGTTTCTCGCCCCTTTGCCTTAGGATTCGTTAATTCTCTTTCTCGATGGGACGGGGAAGGGATATAACTCAGCGGTAGAGTGTCACCTTGACGTGGTGGAAGTCATCAGTTCGAGCCTGATTATCCCTAAACCCAATGTGAGTTTTTTCTATTTTGACTTACTCCCCCGCCACGAGCGAACGAGAATGGATAAGAGGCTTGTGGGATTGACGTGATAGGGTAGGGTTGGCTATACTGCTGGTGGCGAACTCCAGGCTAATAATCTGAAGCGCATGGATACAAGTTATCCTTGGAAGGAAAGACAATTCCGAATCTGCTTTGTCTACGAATAAGGAAGCTATAAGTAATGCAACTATGAATCTCATGGAGAGTTTGATCCTGGCTCAGGATGAACGCTGGCggcatgcttaacacatgcaagTCGAACGGGAAGTGGTGTTTCCAGTGGCGAACGGGTGAGTAACGCGTAAGAACCTGCCCTTGGGAGGGGAACAACAACTGGAAACGGTTGCTAATACCCCGTAGGCTGAGGAGCAAAAGGAGAAATCCGCCCAAGGAGGGGCTCGCGTCTGATTAGCTAGTTGGTGAGGCAATAGCTTACCAAGGCGATGATCAGTAGCTGGTCCGAGAGGATGATCAGCCACACTGGGACTGAGACACGGCCCAGACTCCTACGGGAGGCAGCAGTGGGGAATTTTCCGCAATGGGCGAAAGCCTGACGGAGCAATGCCGCGTGGAGGTGGAAGGCCTACGGGTCGTCAACTTCTTTTCTCGGAGAAGAAACAATGACGGTATCTGAGGAATAAGCATCGGCTAACtctgtgccagcagccgcggtaagacAGAGGATGCAAGCGTTATCCGGAATGATTGGGCGTAAAGCGTCTGTAGGTGGCTTTTCAAGTCCGCCGTCAAATCCCAGGGCTCAACCCTGGACAGGCGGTGGAAACTACCAAGCTGGAGTACGGTAGGGGCAGAGGGAATTTCCGGTGGAGCGGTGAAATGCATTGAGATCGGAAAGAACACCAACGGCGAAAGCACTCTGCTGGGCCGACACTGACACTGAGAGACGAAAGCTAGGGGAGCAAATGGGATTAGAGACCCCAGTAGTCCTAGCCGTAAACGATGGATACTAGGTGCTGTGCGACTCGACCCGTGCAGTGCTGTAGCTAACGCGTTAAGTATCCCGCCTGGGGAGTACGTTCGCAAGAATGAAACTCAAAGGAATTGACGGGGGCCCGCACAAGCGGTGGAGCATGTGGTTTAATTCGATGCAAAGCGAAGAACCTTACCAGGGCTTGACATGCCGCGAATCCTCTTGAAAGAGAGGGGTGCCCTCGGGAACGCGGACACAGGTGGTGCATGGCTGTCGTCAGCTCGTGCCGTAAGGTGTTGGGTTAAGTCTCGCAACGAGCGCAACCCTCGTGTTTAGTTGCCACTATGAGTTTGGAACCCTGAACAGACCGCCGGTGTTAagccggaggaaggagaggatgaggccAAGTCATCATGCCCCTTATGCCCTGGGCGACACACGTGCTACAATGGGCGGGACAAAGGGTCGCGATCTCGCGAGGGTGAGCTAACTCCAAAAACCCGTCCTCAGTTCGGATTGCAGGCTGCAACTCGCCTGCATGAAGCAGGAATCGCTAGTAATCGCCGGTCAGCCATACGGCGGTGAATCCGTTCCCGGgccttgtacacaccgcccgtcacaCTATAGGAGCTGGCCATGTTTGAAGTCATTACCCTTAACCGTAAGGAGGGGGATGCCTAAGGCTAGGCTTGCGACTGGagtgaagtcgtaacaaggtagcCGTACTGGAAGGTGCGGCTGGATCACCTCCTTTTCAGGGAGAGCTAATGCTTATGCTTATTGGGTATTTTGGTTTGACACTTCTTCACGCCCAAAAAGAAGGCAGCTACGTCTGAGCTAAACTTGGATATGGAAGTCTTCTTTCGTTTAGGGTGAAGTAAGACCAAGCTCATCAGCTTATTATCCTAGGTCGTAACAAATTAGTTGATAGTGATAGGATCCCTTTTTTGACGTCCCCATGTCCCCCCTGTGGTGTGGCGGCATGGGGATGTCAAAAGGAAAGGGATGGAGTTTTTCTCGCTTTTGGCGTAGCAGGCCTCCCTTTGGGAGGCCCGCGCGACGGGCTATTAGCTCAGTGGTAGAGCGCGCCCCTGATAATTGCGTCGTTGTGCCTGGGCTGTGAGGGCTCTCAGCCACATGGATAGTTCAATGTGCTCATCAGCGCCTGACCCGAAGATGTGGATCATCCAAGGCACATTAGCATGGCGTACTCCTCCTGTTTGAATCGGAGTTTGAAACCAAACAAACTTCTCCTCAGGAGGATAGATGGGGCGATTCAGGTGAGATCCCATGTAGATCTAACTTTCTATTCACTCGTGGGATCCGGGCGGTCCGGGGGGGGGCCACCACGGCTCCTCTCTTCTCGAGAATCCATACATCCCTTATCAGTGTATGGAGAGCTATCTCTCGAGCACAGGTTGAGGTTCGTCCTCAATGGGAAAATGGAGCACCTAACAACGCATCTTCACAGACCAAGAACTACGAGATCACCCCTTTCATTCTGGGGTGACGGAGGGATCGTACCATTC
The genomic region above belongs to Hordeum vulgare subsp. vulgare unplaced genomic scaffold, MorexV3_pseudomolecules_assembly, whole genome shotgun sequence and contains:
- the LOC123418292 gene encoding NAD(P)H-quinone oxidoreductase subunit 2 A, chloroplastic, whose protein sequence is MIWHVQNENFILDSTRIFMKAFHLLLFNGSFIFPECILIFGLILLLMIDSTSDQKDRPWFYFISSTSLVISITALLFRWREEPIISFSGNFQTNNFNEIFQFLILLCSTLCIPLSVEYIECTEMAITEFLLFVLTATLGGMFLCGANDLITIFVAPECFSLCSYLLSGYTKRDLRSNEATMKYLLMGGASSSILVHGFSWLYGSSGGEIELQEIVNGLINTQMYNSPGISIALISITVGLGFKLSPAPFHQWTPDVYEGSPTPVVAFLSVTSKVAASASATRILDIPFYFSSNEWHLLLEILAILSMILGNLLAITQTSMKRMLAYSSIGQIGYVIIGIIVGDSNDGYASMITYMLFYISMNLGTFACIVLFGLRTGTDNIRDYAGLYMKDPFLALSLALCLLSLGGLPPLAGFFGKLYLFWCGWQAGLYFLVSIGLLTSVLSIYYYLKIIKLLMTGRNQEITPYVRNYRRSPLRSNNSIELSMTVCVIASTIPGISMNPILAIAQDTLF